The Salmo trutta chromosome 6, fSalTru1.1, whole genome shotgun sequence genome has a window encoding:
- the LOC115195554 gene encoding clavesin-1-like, with amino-acid sequence MTHLQAGLSSETTEKARQELNENPDTLHADIQQVRDMIVTRPDIGFLRTDDDFILRFLRARKFNQAETFRLLAQYFQFRQQNLDMFQSFKVDDPGIKRALMDGFPGVLETPDQHGRKILILFASNWDQGRSSFTDILRAILLSLEVLIENQELQINGFILIIDWSNFSFKQASKLTPNILKLAIEGLQDSFPARFGGIHFVNQPWYIHAMYTIIKPFLKDKTRKRIFLHGNNLNSLHQLILPDCLPSEFGGTLPPYDMGIWARTLLGPNYNDETEYTLTYDALHVKGSYGGGDKECANKLLKRSESAVEPGTLRQADRDNTAQPLLALD; translated from the exons ATGACTCACTTGCAAGCGGGCCTGAGCTCCGAGACCACAGAGAAAGCTCGCCAGGAGCTCAACGAGAACCCTGACACCCTCCACGCGGACATCCAGCAGGTGCGCGACATGATCGTGACACGGCCCGACATCGGCTTTCTGCGCACGGATGACGACTTCATCCTGAGGTTTCTGCGGGCGCGCAAGTTCAACCAGGCAGAGACCTTCCGGCTCCTGGCCCAGTATTTCCAGTTCCGCCAGCAGAACCTGGACATGTTCCAGAGCTTCAAGGTTGACGACCCGGGGATCAAGAGGGCTCTGATGGACGGCTTCCCAGGTGTCCTGGAGACTCCGGATCAGCATGGCCGGAAGATACTCATCCTATTTGCTTCCAACTGGGACCAGGGCAG gAGCTCTTTCACAGACATCCTCCgagccatcctcctctccctggagGTTCTCATAGAGAACCAAGAACTCCAGATCAACGGCTTCATTTTGATCATCGACTGGAGTAACTTCTCCTTCAAGCAGGCATCCAAGCTCACGCCTAACATTCTCAAACTGGCAATTGAAGGCCTGCAG GACAGCTTCCCTGCTCGCTTCGGTGGAATCCATTTTGTGAACCAGCCCTGGTATATCCACGCCATGTACACCATCATCAAGCCTTTCCTCAAGGACAAGACTAGGAAAAGG ATTTTCCTCCACGGGAACAACCTCAACAGTTTACACCAGCTTATCCTACCCGATTGTCTGCCGTCCGAGTTCGGTGGCACGCTGCCGCCCTATGACATGGGCATCTGGGCACGGACCCTCTTAGGGCCCAACTACAACGACGAGACGGAGTACACACTCACCTACGACGCCCTCCATGTCAAAGGGAGCTATGGTGGCGGAGATAAGGAATGTGCCAACAAACTTCTGAAAAG